A section of the Enterococcus montenegrensis genome encodes:
- a CDS encoding copper homeostasis protein CutC, whose amino-acid sequence MIKEFCAENFTDIPRAIHAGAKRIELCDNLAVGGTTPSTGVIEETLNYAGEKGIPVMTMIRPRGGDFIYNDTELKIMHTDLIEAKKIGTDGVVFGCLTPSGWLDEEALELLIETAEGLQITFHMAFDAILPSRQFEAIDWLADHGVTRILTHGGPSGTPISANIARLKELIAYAKNRLIILPGAGINAENVAEIVTALGVNEAHGTKIVKITD is encoded by the coding sequence ATGATTAAAGAATTTTGTGCCGAAAATTTCACTGATATTCCACGAGCCATTCACGCAGGAGCAAAACGCATTGAACTGTGTGATAACTTAGCTGTAGGCGGAACGACACCTAGTACAGGTGTCATTGAAGAAACATTAAATTATGCCGGTGAAAAAGGTATTCCCGTTATGACCATGATCCGCCCTCGCGGTGGTGATTTTATCTACAATGATACAGAACTAAAAATCATGCATACCGACTTAATCGAAGCTAAAAAAATAGGAACAGACGGTGTGGTTTTTGGTTGTCTAACACCTAGTGGTTGGTTAGATGAAGAAGCTTTGGAACTTTTAATTGAAACCGCAGAAGGGCTACAAATTACGTTTCATATGGCCTTTGATGCCATCTTACCAAGTCGTCAGTTTGAAGCTATTGATTGGTTAGCAGACCACGGCGTTACACGCATTTTAACCCATGGCGGCCCGAGTGGTACGCCAATTTCAGCAAACATCGCTCGATTAAAAGAATTGATTGCTTATGCCAAGAACCGCTTGATTATTTTACCTGGAGCTGGAATTAACGCTGAAAATGTGGCTGAAATTGTAACTGCCTTAGGGGTCAATGAAGCTCACGGAACTAAAATTGTAAAAATAACCGATTAA
- a CDS encoding RluA family pseudouridine synthase encodes MKFTYHYQKNSEQQLKYFLKEQGISKGLLAKIKFQGGLILVNDKRENVLYSLRPNDRVTIVVPDEKEHETMLLDETPIAIVYEDEHLLIVNKPAGVASIPAQYHPNGTMANRVKNYYKMQNYKDQVIHVVTRLDRDTTGLMLFAKHGFAHAQLDRQLREKQVEKRYQALVAGAIQTLAPHAVIDLPIARDLSSLLKRKVDDTGQKAQTEYWVQKENDQIALVDIKLHTGRTHQIRVHFSGISCPLLGDDLYGGLMTAGIMRQALHCYKLSFNHPFSGEKLTFTLALPEDMAQVAQNI; translated from the coding sequence ATGAAGTTTACGTATCATTATCAGAAAAACTCAGAGCAGCAGTTAAAATACTTCTTAAAAGAACAAGGCATTTCCAAAGGTTTGCTGGCGAAAATTAAATTCCAAGGGGGCTTGATTTTAGTCAATGATAAACGTGAAAATGTCTTGTATTCTTTGCGCCCTAATGATAGGGTTACTATTGTCGTGCCCGATGAAAAGGAGCATGAAACAATGCTTTTGGATGAGACGCCAATTGCGATTGTTTATGAAGATGAACATTTATTGATTGTCAATAAACCAGCAGGAGTTGCTTCGATTCCGGCGCAATATCATCCTAATGGTACAATGGCCAATCGTGTGAAAAATTATTATAAAATGCAAAATTATAAAGATCAGGTAATTCACGTGGTTACGCGGTTGGATCGTGATACAACTGGCCTGATGTTATTTGCCAAACATGGTTTTGCCCATGCGCAACTCGATCGTCAATTACGTGAAAAGCAAGTGGAAAAAAGATATCAAGCTTTGGTGGCTGGCGCTATTCAAACGTTAGCACCCCATGCAGTAATTGATTTACCGATTGCTAGAGATTTAAGCTCGTTGTTAAAACGTAAAGTAGATGACACCGGACAAAAAGCACAAACAGAATATTGGGTCCAAAAAGAAAACGACCAAATCGCATTAGTGGATATTAAACTTCATACGGGTCGGACGCATCAAATCAGAGTCCATTTTAGTGGGATTTCTTGTCCACTACTAGGTGATGATCTCTATGGTGGGCTTATGACAGCTGGAATTATGCGGCAGGCCCTTCATTGTTACAAACTTTCTTTTAATCATCCTTTTAGTGGTGAAAAATTAACTTTTACATTGGCTTTACCAGAAGATATGGCACAGGTTGCCCAAAATATATAA
- a CDS encoding CYTH domain-containing protein gives MSQSTEIEFKTMLSATDFKRIMTYYHVTDEMVVEQTNCYFDTFDNKLKNANAGLRIRLLPSFAEVTLKTPQQEGLLETTEKLTLAEAQKYLTLQQVPANGPVEEKLKTLHVTLKELHIISQLTTKRAEFEIDAGLLALDESFYLPAGHDFELELEVKDAKLGQEAFTQLLKTLAVSYIPAENKISRSLKKKQS, from the coding sequence ATGAGCCAATCGACTGAGATCGAATTTAAAACAATGTTAAGCGCAACTGACTTCAAGCGCATTATGACGTACTATCACGTTACAGATGAGATGGTCGTAGAACAGACAAATTGTTACTTTGATACCTTTGACAATAAGTTAAAAAATGCCAATGCCGGTTTAAGAATTCGTTTACTCCCTTCTTTTGCTGAAGTGACTTTAAAAACACCACAACAAGAAGGTCTACTAGAAACCACGGAAAAGTTGACGCTAGCAGAGGCGCAAAAATACTTAACATTACAACAAGTTCCAGCAAATGGACCGGTTGAAGAAAAATTAAAAACGTTACATGTTACATTAAAGGAATTACATATCATCAGTCAGCTAACTACTAAACGAGCTGAATTTGAAATTGACGCTGGTTTGTTGGCATTAGATGAAAGTTTCTATCTACCAGCAGGCCATGACTTTGAATTAGAATTAGAAGTAAAAGATGCTAAATTAGGACAAGAAGCTTTCACGCAATTATTAAAGACATTGGCAGTTTCTTATATTCCAGCGGAAAATAAAATTAGTCGGAGTCTTAAAAAAAAACAAAGCTAA
- the mgtE gene encoding magnesium transporter: MDENLELEERFAELKQALLEDDMQGFREPFLEMHIYEQGQFYQSLTSQERHRMYGYLSPKELADMFDVIEEDDEHMTDYLSEMRPGYAAAMLAEMYTDNAVDLLNTLDKKAVNKYLSLMDKEDASEIKELLHYEDDTAGSIMTTEFVSIVANQTVRSAMYVLKNEADVAETIYYIYVVDQENHLVGVISLRDLIVNEDDTMIQDIMSERVISVHVGDDQEDVAQTFRDYDFLALPVTDYDDHLLGIVTVDDIIDVIDDEAASDYSGLAGVNVEEVSENPVKAASRRLPWLITLLFLGMATATLISHYEKLVSEASILAVFISLITGTAGNAGTQSLAVAVRRLAINDDKESSFVKTVISEVLTGLVTGFITGLTIFIIVAVWKHNPILGFVIGMAMMCAITVANLAGSFIPMLMDKLGFDPAVASGPFITTLSDLTSVLIYFNIASLFMQYFIS, from the coding sequence GTGGATGAAAATTTAGAACTGGAAGAACGTTTTGCTGAATTGAAACAAGCGTTGCTTGAAGACGATATGCAAGGGTTTAGAGAACCTTTCTTAGAAATGCACATATACGAACAGGGGCAGTTCTACCAGTCCCTCACCAGCCAAGAGCGCCATCGGATGTACGGTTATCTGTCACCTAAAGAATTAGCAGACATGTTTGACGTAATCGAAGAAGACGATGAACATATGACAGATTATCTTTCTGAAATGCGTCCGGGCTATGCTGCGGCCATGTTAGCTGAAATGTATACAGATAATGCCGTTGACTTATTAAATACTTTGGATAAAAAAGCTGTCAACAAATATTTAAGCTTGATGGACAAAGAAGACGCAAGTGAAATTAAAGAACTACTGCATTACGAAGATGATACTGCCGGTTCAATTATGACCACAGAGTTTGTCTCAATTGTGGCTAATCAAACGGTTCGTTCGGCGATGTATGTTTTAAAAAACGAAGCCGACGTAGCCGAAACAATTTATTATATTTACGTAGTAGATCAAGAGAATCATTTGGTGGGGGTTATTTCTTTAAGAGATTTAATCGTCAATGAAGATGATACGATGATTCAAGATATTATGAGCGAGCGGGTCATCTCAGTTCATGTGGGAGATGATCAAGAAGATGTCGCTCAAACTTTCCGGGATTATGACTTTTTGGCATTACCAGTCACAGATTATGATGATCATTTATTAGGGATTGTCACAGTCGATGATATTATTGACGTTATCGACGATGAGGCTGCAAGTGACTACTCTGGTTTAGCCGGTGTCAACGTTGAAGAAGTTTCAGAAAATCCTGTCAAGGCTGCTAGTAGACGACTCCCTTGGTTGATTACGTTGCTATTTTTAGGAATGGCGACGGCGACTTTAATTTCTCATTATGAGAAACTTGTAAGTGAAGCGAGTATTTTAGCTGTTTTCATTTCCTTGATTACAGGGACGGCTGGTAATGCTGGGACGCAATCTTTGGCTGTGGCAGTACGGCGACTCGCAATCAATGATGACAAAGAAAGTAGTTTTGTTAAAACAGTTATTAGTGAAGTTTTGACCGGTTTAGTGACCGGGTTCATTACCGGTCTAACCATTTTCATTATTGTTGCGGTTTGGAAACACAATCCAATTTTAGGCTTTGTAATTGGAATGGCTATGATGTGTGCTATTACGGTGGCTAATTTGGCGGGGAGCTTTATTCCAATGTTAATGGACAAACTTGGTTTTGATCCTGCTGTGGCCAGTGGCCCATTTATTACCACCTTGAGTGATTTGACCAGTGTGTTAATTTATTTTAATATTGCGAGTCTTTTCATGCAGTACTTCATTTCTTAA
- the trmL gene encoding tRNA (uridine(34)/cytosine(34)/5-carboxymethylaminomethyluridine(34)-2'-O)-methyltransferase TrmL — protein sequence MKLNHIVLFEPQIPANTGNIARTCAATNTPLHLIEPLGFSTDDKHLKRAGLDYWHDVNITYHKDLAAFLAYLGQRRLYLITKFANQTYSEVDYTADEEVFLMFGKETTGLPETFMRENPEKCLRIPMNDEHVRSLNLSNTAALVIYEALRQQGFPNLELRHHYENDKLD from the coding sequence ATGAAGTTGAATCATATTGTTCTATTTGAACCACAAATCCCAGCCAATACAGGTAACATTGCCCGTACTTGTGCGGCGACGAACACACCGCTACATTTAATTGAACCATTGGGATTTTCAACCGATGACAAACATTTAAAAAGAGCAGGCCTAGATTATTGGCATGATGTGAATATCACGTATCATAAAGATTTGGCAGCCTTTTTAGCATACTTGGGTCAGCGACGCCTTTATTTGATTACAAAGTTTGCCAACCAAACTTACAGTGAAGTGGATTATACCGCCGACGAAGAAGTATTTTTAATGTTTGGAAAAGAAACAACCGGATTACCAGAAACATTCATGCGGGAAAATCCAGAAAAGTGTTTGCGTATTCCTATGAATGATGAACACGTTCGTTCGTTAAATTTATCCAATACGGCGGCGTTAGTAATATATGAGGCGTTGCGCCAACAAGGATTTCCTAATTTGGAACTACGTCATCACTATGAAAATGATAAATTAGACTAG
- a CDS encoding histidine phosphatase family protein translates to MELYFTRHGKTQWNNERRFQGAKGDSPLLAESLAEIKLLGQHLKDIPFEKIYASTAPRAMKTAQGILAELNYQSEIIYNAGLRELGLGKLEGQLIDEMTERYPTELHNLRYALDQYDPSVFNGEKIEAALARIETVVSDAVMQNKGPLLFVGHGASLTAAIQWLAGKELGQLREMGGLVNNSLSVMTTSEPENLTPFKLTKWNDASFLGDQSSLDALL, encoded by the coding sequence ATGGAGTTATATTTTACCCGCCATGGTAAGACCCAGTGGAACAATGAACGCCGCTTTCAAGGAGCCAAAGGCGATTCGCCACTTCTTGCAGAAAGTTTAGCTGAAATCAAATTATTGGGTCAGCACCTAAAAGATATCCCCTTTGAAAAAATTTATGCCAGTACAGCGCCTCGTGCCATGAAAACGGCACAAGGAATTTTAGCTGAACTAAACTATCAATCAGAAATTATTTACAATGCTGGTTTAAGAGAACTGGGTTTGGGGAAACTAGAAGGTCAACTAATCGATGAAATGACAGAACGCTATCCAACTGAACTACACAATTTACGCTATGCTTTAGATCAGTATGATCCAAGTGTTTTTAACGGTGAAAAAATTGAAGCAGCACTAGCACGGATTGAAACAGTTGTAAGTGACGCTGTTATGCAAAATAAAGGGCCACTTTTATTTGTGGGGCACGGCGCTTCCCTAACTGCTGCTATCCAGTGGTTAGCGGGCAAAGAGTTGGGGCAATTACGGGAAATGGGTGGCTTAGTGAACAACAGCTTAAGTGTTATGACTACCAGTGAACCGGAAAATTTAACACCATTTAAATTAACAAAATGGAATGATGCCAGTTTTTTAGGTGATCAAAGTAGTTTAGACGCCTTATTGTAG
- a CDS encoding DsbA family protein, protein MIEIYLFVNPLGAICLGSEKHLWNFVQTSEQKIQFRLMPLVNMQTIDAVLTRRGTPKHDIHARNQLFENTYSAALDAKALQLQGKKKAREFLMQMQEEVACNGKEYNHELVISLVEAVGGDVEMFTEDRQSDLVKTLFQEDQNTAREMGITTHPSAVVYNYACERDYGVLLEGEDALTDIPRLCQVDQENYQIFHIDGYLQRKNERRVTHDTKHLKLM, encoded by the coding sequence GTGATTGAAATTTATTTGTTTGTCAATCCATTGGGTGCTATCTGTTTAGGATCAGAAAAGCATCTTTGGAACTTTGTACAAACATCGGAGCAAAAAATCCAATTCAGGCTGATGCCTTTAGTGAATATGCAGACAATTGATGCTGTTTTAACACGTCGCGGTACACCAAAACACGACATTCATGCTAGAAATCAACTTTTTGAAAATACTTATTCAGCTGCTTTAGATGCCAAAGCACTCCAACTGCAAGGCAAAAAGAAAGCACGAGAATTTTTGATGCAAATGCAAGAAGAAGTAGCTTGTAATGGCAAAGAATATAATCATGAACTGGTCATTTCATTGGTTGAAGCTGTTGGTGGCGACGTAGAAATGTTTACAGAAGATCGACAGAGCGACTTAGTCAAAACATTATTCCAAGAAGATCAAAATACCGCTCGTGAGATGGGAATTACCACGCATCCGTCTGCAGTTGTTTACAATTATGCTTGCGAACGCGATTATGGTGTTTTATTAGAAGGCGAAGACGCCTTAACTGATATCCCGCGCCTGTGCCAAGTCGATCAAGAAAATTATCAAATTTTTCACATTGATGGTTACTTACAGCGTAAAAATGAACGTCGCGTTACTCACGATACCAAGCATTTAAAATTAATGTAA
- a CDS encoding methyltransferase domain-containing protein — MLKKIDWGKQFVTANHPLFLCPLCQSEMGAVKAGLVCQKGHHFDVSKKGTLYFLQKNISSGYDRRLFTARRQLIQAGMYNGLLEKIREYIPEKSTVLDVGCGEGSFFNKIAAGKNITGIGFDIAKDGVYMATQQSEPLFWCVADLTRLPFAPQVFDSVLNLFTPSNYKEFKRVLKPTGTLVKVVPRSGYLQELRQAFYPADKKKQHYENHEVIQHFKEQFKLVNHHEITYTFDVSKENQAALLEMSPLEWGVSSEQKEIVAKSALNKITIDLDVLIGKEK, encoded by the coding sequence ATGTTAAAAAAAATTGATTGGGGCAAACAATTTGTGACTGCAAATCACCCATTGTTTTTATGTCCTTTGTGTCAAAGTGAAATGGGGGCAGTTAAAGCGGGGCTTGTCTGCCAAAAGGGACATCACTTTGATGTCTCAAAAAAAGGAACGCTATATTTTTTACAAAAAAATATTAGCAGCGGCTATGATCGCCGGTTGTTTACCGCAAGACGTCAGCTGATTCAAGCCGGAATGTATAACGGGCTACTGGAAAAAATTCGAGAATATATACCGGAAAAGTCGACAGTCTTAGATGTAGGCTGTGGCGAAGGTAGTTTTTTTAATAAAATAGCAGCGGGCAAAAACATTACGGGAATTGGCTTTGATATCGCAAAAGATGGTGTCTACATGGCAACGCAGCAAAGTGAACCCTTATTTTGGTGTGTCGCAGATTTGACACGACTGCCTTTTGCCCCACAAGTTTTTGATAGTGTATTAAATTTATTCACACCATCTAATTATAAAGAGTTTAAACGCGTTTTAAAGCCGACGGGAACATTAGTGAAAGTTGTCCCAAGAAGCGGTTATTTACAAGAATTACGGCAAGCTTTTTATCCCGCGGATAAAAAGAAACAGCATTATGAAAATCATGAAGTAATTCAACATTTTAAAGAACAATTTAAATTAGTAAATCATCATGAAATAACGTATACATTTGATGTTTCCAAGGAAAATCAAGCTGCTTTATTGGAGATGTCTCCCTTAGAGTGGGGCGTTTCTTCTGAGCAAAAAGAAATTGTAGCAAAGAGTGCGTTAAATAAAATTACAATCGATTTGGATGTTTTAATTGGAAAAGAGAAATGA
- a CDS encoding NAD kinase: MTLKVAIVSNHGLQSEKTERQLRKLLAENEIVIDQQRPEIVISVGGDGTLLSAFHRYSHILDKVSFLGVHTGHLGFYTDWRDYEIPELVTSLKKNRGESISYPLLDIRIEYQNGKAAKHFLALNESTIKRGNRTMVADVYLKGELFERFRGDGLSISTPTGSTAYNKSVGGAVLHPSINAIQLAEIASLNNRVFRTLGSPLVIAADEWMEIRLQDSNDYMITVDQLDIQKDHIAAVYYKIATERIHFASFRHMDFWHRVKDAFIGED; this comes from the coding sequence ATGACCTTAAAAGTGGCCATCGTTTCAAATCATGGTCTGCAATCGGAAAAAACAGAGCGGCAATTACGAAAACTTTTAGCAGAAAATGAAATTGTCATTGATCAACAACGACCAGAAATTGTCATTTCTGTTGGTGGTGATGGTACTTTGCTTTCAGCATTTCATCGTTACAGCCATATTTTAGATAAAGTCAGTTTTCTTGGTGTTCACACTGGTCATTTAGGGTTTTATACGGACTGGCGTGACTATGAAATACCAGAGTTGGTTACGAGCTTGAAAAAAAATCGCGGTGAAAGTATTAGTTATCCGCTGTTAGATATCCGCATTGAATATCAAAACGGTAAAGCTGCCAAACACTTTTTAGCTTTAAATGAGTCGACCATCAAACGCGGGAATCGAACGATGGTAGCAGACGTTTATTTAAAGGGGGAACTTTTTGAACGATTTCGTGGGGATGGTTTATCTATTTCAACGCCAACTGGTTCAACTGCTTATAATAAAAGTGTTGGCGGGGCGGTGTTACATCCCAGTATTAATGCGATCCAACTAGCAGAAATTGCTTCGTTGAATAATCGCGTCTTCCGAACGTTGGGATCTCCGTTAGTTATTGCTGCAGATGAATGGATGGAAATTCGATTGCAAGATAGTAATGATTACATGATTACCGTCGATCAATTAGATATTCAAAAAGATCACATTGCAGCCGTCTATTATAAAATTGCCACAGAACGGATTCATTTTGCTTCATTTCGGCATATGGATTTTTGGCATCGGGTTAAAGACGCTTTTATTGGAGAAGATTAG
- a CDS encoding GTP pyrophosphokinase, translated as MDRDWDKFLAPYEQTVSELKVKLRGIRKQFREQNQHVPIEFVTGRVKPVESIITKSQIRHIPMERLEEEMSDIAGLRIMCQFVEDIHQVVQLLRNRKDMKVIIERDYITNKKASGYRSYHLVIEYPVQLVNGEKIILAEIQIRTLAMNFWATIEHSLNYKYQGAFPEEMKIRLQRAAEAAYQLDEEMSTIREEIQEAQRLFSHGRGKSDDSYYQASIDREET; from the coding sequence ATGGATCGAGATTGGGATAAATTTTTAGCACCATATGAACAAACCGTATCAGAATTGAAAGTAAAGTTGCGGGGGATTCGCAAACAATTTCGCGAACAAAATCAACATGTGCCGATTGAATTTGTCACTGGACGAGTTAAACCAGTGGAAAGCATCATCACAAAAAGCCAGATTCGCCATATTCCCATGGAACGTCTGGAAGAAGAGATGTCAGATATCGCGGGGCTTAGAATTATGTGTCAGTTTGTGGAAGATATTCACCAAGTTGTCCAATTACTACGCAACCGCAAAGATATGAAAGTTATTATTGAAAGAGATTATATCACCAATAAAAAAGCTAGCGGGTATCGTTCTTACCATTTGGTCATTGAATATCCTGTCCAGTTAGTAAATGGCGAAAAAATTATTTTGGCAGAAATTCAAATTCGGACATTGGCGATGAATTTTTGGGCGACGATTGAGCATTCTTTGAATTATAAATATCAAGGGGCATTTCCAGAAGAGATGAAAATTCGCCTGCAAAGAGCGGCCGAAGCAGCCTATCAATTAGATGAAGAGATGTCGACGATTCGGGAAGAAATTCAAGAAGCGCAGCGTCTATTTTCCCACGGCAGAGGCAAGTCAGACGATAGTTATTATCAGGCTTCAATTGATCGGGAGGAGACATAA
- the pepF gene encoding oligoendopeptidase F, protein MMATKQLPTRESLPTELTWDLTPIFADDQAFDTAFADLKEELKQADKYKGTLATNATAFLAALEFCLAIYRKLETLYVYSHLKNDQDTANTTYQGLYARASSLLAEASAAISWFEPEVLTLSDDQIWSYFEEEPKLAVYRHYVAQMVDNRAHVLPADQEELLAGASEIFNAADDIFSVLNNADLVFPTIEGSDGEKIQLSHGVYGQLMEATDRSVREAAFKGLYSVYGQFRNTFAQTLSSHVKGHNFKAKARKYTSAREASLSNNHIPESVYDTLVEVVNKHLPLLHRYVALRKKLLATDELHMYDMYTPVLGEAPIRYTYEEAVEKAKEALHVMGPEYNKIVEQAFSSRWIDVVENKGKRSGAYSSGAYDTAPYILMNWHDTLDQLFTLVHEMGHSVHSYFTRNNQPFVYGDYSIFLAEIASTTNENILTEHLLETEKDPKVRAYILNHYLDGFKGTIFRQTQFAEFEHFIHTEDAKGTPLTSEYLNDYYGDLNAKYYGPDVTKDEEIKLEWARIPHFYYNYYVYQYATGFSAASALAKKILTKEEGALEHYLNYLKAGNSDYPIEVMKKAGVDMTKADYIEDAMKMFEERLSELETLVAQL, encoded by the coding sequence ATTATGGCGACAAAACAATTACCAACAAGAGAAAGCTTACCGACAGAACTGACCTGGGATTTAACTCCAATTTTTGCTGACGACCAAGCTTTTGACACAGCCTTTGCTGATTTGAAAGAAGAATTAAAACAAGCGGATAAATACAAAGGAACACTAGCAACGAATGCTACGGCTTTCTTAGCGGCTTTGGAGTTTTGCTTGGCTATTTATCGCAAATTAGAAACGTTATATGTGTACAGTCACTTAAAAAATGATCAAGATACCGCAAATACCACTTATCAAGGATTATATGCGCGGGCTAGCAGTTTATTAGCAGAAGCAAGTGCGGCTATTTCTTGGTTTGAGCCAGAAGTTTTGACACTGTCAGATGATCAGATTTGGTCTTATTTTGAAGAAGAACCAAAATTGGCAGTTTATCGCCATTATGTAGCGCAAATGGTCGACAATCGTGCCCATGTTTTGCCGGCGGACCAAGAAGAATTATTGGCTGGGGCAAGTGAAATTTTTAATGCAGCAGATGATATTTTCTCTGTGTTAAATAATGCAGATCTCGTGTTTCCTACGATTGAAGGCAGTGATGGAGAAAAAATTCAATTGTCCCACGGTGTGTACGGCCAATTAATGGAAGCAACGGATCGCAGCGTGCGAGAAGCTGCTTTTAAAGGATTGTACAGTGTGTATGGCCAATTTCGTAATACGTTTGCCCAAACGTTAAGCTCTCATGTCAAAGGACATAATTTTAAAGCAAAAGCACGAAAATACACGTCAGCTAGAGAAGCTTCTTTAAGTAATAATCATATTCCAGAAAGTGTTTATGATACCTTAGTTGAAGTTGTGAATAAACATTTACCACTACTACATCGTTATGTAGCATTGCGAAAAAAATTACTCGCAACTGATGAATTGCACATGTATGATATGTACACACCTGTTTTAGGAGAAGCGCCAATTCGCTATACTTATGAAGAAGCGGTTGAAAAGGCTAAAGAAGCTTTACATGTGATGGGACCAGAATACAATAAAATCGTAGAACAAGCTTTTTCAAGTCGTTGGATTGACGTGGTTGAAAATAAAGGCAAACGTAGTGGTGCTTATTCTTCCGGTGCTTATGATACAGCTCCTTATATTTTAATGAATTGGCATGATACCTTAGACCAACTATTTACTTTAGTGCACGAAATGGGTCATAGTGTCCACAGCTATTTTACTCGTAATAATCAACCTTTTGTTTACGGGGATTACTCTATTTTCTTAGCAGAAATCGCCTCTACAACCAATGAAAATATTTTGACAGAACATTTGTTAGAGACTGAAAAAGACCCGAAAGTACGGGCATATATCTTAAATCACTATTTAGATGGCTTTAAGGGAACTATTTTCCGCCAAACGCAATTTGCTGAATTTGAGCACTTTATCCATACTGAGGATGCAAAAGGTACGCCTTTAACAAGTGAGTATTTAAATGACTATTACGGGGATTTAAATGCGAAATATTATGGACCTGATGTAACAAAAGATGAAGAGATTAAATTGGAATGGGCGCGAATTCCACATTTTTACTACAACTATTACGTTTATCAATATGCGACGGGCTTTTCTGCCGCTTCTGCCTTGGCGAAGAAAATTTTAACCAAAGAAGAGGGCGCGTTGGAACATTATTTGAATTATTTGAAGGCTGGTAATAGTGATTATCCAATTGAAGTAATGAAAAAAGCCGGTGTGGATATGACAAAAGCTGATTATATTGAAGATGCCATGAAGATGTTTGAAGAACGTTTGAGTGAATTGGAAACATTAGTAGCTCAATTATAA